In Meriones unguiculatus strain TT.TT164.6M chromosome 17, Bangor_MerUng_6.1, whole genome shotgun sequence, a single window of DNA contains:
- the LOC110542567 gene encoding keratin-associated protein 14-like codes for MSCNSCSGNVSQSFGGQLQYPISSCGSSYPNNVFYSTDLQTPITHQLGCSLQSGCQETCEPIGCQTSYVVSSPYQRPCYRQRIPVSCSPCQSAFSGSLGFGSRGFQSFGCGYPTVGFGSRGGFQSVGCGTRTFSSLNCGSSFYRPTCFSSKSCQSVSYQPTCGTGFF; via the coding sequence ATGTCCTGCAACAGCTGCTCTGGAAACGTCTCCCAGTCCTTTGGGGGTCAGCTGCAATACCCCATCTCTTCCTGTGGTTCCTCCTACCCCAACAATGTCTTCTACAGCACTGACCTCCAGACTCCCATCACCCACCAGCTGGGCTGCTCTCTCCAGAGCGGGTGTCAGGAAACCTGCGAGCCCATCGGCTGCCAGACATCTTACGTGGTGTCCAGCCCCTACCAGAGGCCTTGCTACCGCCAGAGGATTCCAGTGTCCTGCAGCCCCTGCCAGTCAGCTTTCTCGGGATCTCTGGGCTTTGGTTCCAGGGGCTTCCAGTCTTTTGGTTGTGGCTACCCAACCGTGGGCTTTGGATCCCGTGGTGGTTTCCAGTCAGTGGGATGTGGTACTCGCACTTTCTCATCCCTAAATTGTGGATCCAGCTTTTACCGCCCAACCTGCTTCTCTTCTAAAAGCTGCCAGTCTGTTTCTTACCAGCCAACCTGTGGGACTGGcttcttctga
- the LOC110542569 gene encoding keratin-associated protein 15-1 — translation MSYVCNSGNFSSQSFGGFLRQPVSSYNSFYPTNNVVYSPKNFQLGSSFYNGQQETFGEPLESHSPCVGTRSFQTSCFRPKQYFSSPCQGGFTGSFGYGNSGFGSFGFGNSGIRSVGCGSGFYRPGYFSSKSIQSSYYQPGFSSGFCGSAF, via the coding sequence ATGTCTTACGTCTGCAACTCCGGAAACTTCTCCTCACAGTCCTTTGGAGGTTTCTTGAGGCAGCCAGTTTCCAGCTACAACTCTTTCTACCCCACCAACAATGTAGTCTATTCTCCAAAGAACTTCCAGCTGGGCTCCTCTTTCTACAATGGACAGCAGGAGACCTTCGGTGAGCCACTTGAGAGCCACTCACCCTGCGTGGGGACCCGGTCGTTCCAGACATCCTGTTTCCGGCCCAAGCAGTACTTCTCCAGCCCTTGCCAAGGAGGCTTTACCGGATCTTTTGGATATGGCAACTCGGGTTTTGGATCTTTTGGGTTTGGAAATTCTGGCATTCGCTCTGTGGGCTGTGGATCCGGCTTCTACCGCCCTGGGTACTTTTCTTCCAAGAGTATCCAGTCGTCTTACTACCAGCCAGGTTTTAGCTCTGGCTTTTGCGGATCAGCTTTCTAA